From Acidimicrobiales bacterium, one genomic window encodes:
- a CDS encoding enoyl-CoA hydratase-related protein has translation MSGLAAGFEDLRVEVDGPVAILTLDRPEQLNAFSGAMGRSLTTALRAADADDGVRVVVLTGAGRAFCAGADFSGGAGVFGAPTKDTFSSDPLDDFHPWDVRKPVIAAINGHAVGLGLTMTLQCDIRIVADDAKLGIVQVRRGILPDLHSHWTLPRIVGHARATELLLTGRMFRGHDAFEWGLATEALPAEQVLPRALELAHEIATHTAPISVGASKRLLWMHAPSPERVNELERDIHLHLMGTADSREGVMAYMEKRDPQWSMTPSEDWPAWLDETH, from the coding sequence GTGAGCGGTCTCGCCGCGGGGTTCGAGGACCTCCGGGTCGAGGTCGACGGACCGGTCGCGATCCTCACCCTCGATCGACCCGAACAGCTCAACGCGTTCTCCGGCGCCATGGGCCGCAGCCTCACCACCGCGTTGCGCGCCGCCGACGCCGACGACGGCGTGCGGGTCGTCGTGCTCACCGGCGCGGGGCGGGCCTTCTGCGCGGGTGCCGATTTCTCCGGCGGCGCGGGCGTCTTCGGGGCCCCGACCAAGGACACGTTCTCGTCGGACCCGCTCGACGACTTCCATCCGTGGGACGTGCGCAAGCCGGTGATCGCAGCCATCAACGGTCACGCCGTCGGCCTCGGCCTGACGATGACGCTGCAGTGCGACATCCGCATCGTCGCCGACGACGCCAAGCTCGGGATCGTGCAGGTTCGCCGCGGCATCCTTCCCGACCTCCACTCGCACTGGACGCTCCCACGGATCGTCGGCCACGCCCGGGCCACCGAGCTCCTGCTCACGGGCCGCATGTTCCGCGGCCACGACGCCTTCGAGTGGGGCCTGGCCACCGAGGCACTCCCGGCCGAGCAGGTGTTGCCCCGGGCGCTCGAACTCGCCCACGAGATCGCGACCCACACGGCACCGATCTCGGTCGGCGCCTCGAAGCGACTGCTCTGGATGCATGCACCTTCGCCCGAGCGCGTCAACGAGCTCGAGCGCGACATCCATCTCCATCTGATGGGCACCGCCGATTCCCGGGAGGGCGTCATGGCCTACATGGAAAAGCGCGATCCCCAGTGGTCGATGACACCGAGCGAGGACTGGCCGGCATGGCTCGACGAAACGCACTGA
- a CDS encoding SDR family oxidoreductase, with protein sequence MARRNALIVGTGDPADPIADGLGARGWTVRRLTDDDTPITDTTVADAFPDHDPFDLVVHARYPATSRRRTALADLSDDEWHAMADEPLESAIRLARGVHGDLAATSGTMVFLVPLMASAGGDGFAPMATAAEGIRILAKSLAKTWGHDGIRAHAITLDPSAFLEAADAAGMAEANSLHDPPLGRVPGLADEVAPIVDALAGDDFTSLVGASLVVDGGLWMPG encoded by the coding sequence ATGGCTCGACGAAACGCACTGATCGTCGGTACCGGCGATCCGGCCGATCCCATCGCCGACGGGCTCGGCGCCCGCGGCTGGACGGTGCGGCGACTGACGGATGACGACACACCGATCACCGACACGACGGTGGCGGATGCGTTCCCCGACCACGACCCTTTCGACCTGGTGGTCCACGCCCGCTACCCGGCGACGTCTCGTCGACGCACCGCGTTGGCCGACCTGTCGGACGACGAGTGGCACGCCATGGCCGACGAGCCACTCGAATCGGCGATCCGCCTCGCCCGCGGTGTCCACGGCGATCTGGCTGCGACATCGGGGACGATGGTCTTCCTCGTCCCCCTGATGGCCTCCGCCGGCGGCGACGGGTTCGCCCCGATGGCGACCGCAGCCGAGGGGATCCGGATCCTCGCCAAGTCGCTGGCCAAGACCTGGGGCCACGATGGCATCCGTGCCCACGCGATCACCCTCGACCCATCGGCCTTCCTCGAAGCAGCCGATGCCGCCGGGATGGCCGAGGCGAACTCCCTGCACGACCCGCCGCTGGGGCGGGTCCCCGGCCTCGCCGACGAGGTCGCCCCGATCGTCGACGCCCTCGCCGGCGACGACTTCACGTCACTGGTCGGCGCCTCCCTGGTGGTCGACGGCGGACTCTGGATGCCGGGATGA
- a CDS encoding SDR family oxidoreductase, which yields MSEHEMNDIPTPPLPPVEGLLTGRVAIVTGAGQGVGEGIAASMARAGATVLLAARRAETGEPAAERIRAAGGAAEFVRCDVTVAADVEAAVAGAVERHGRLDTMVHNAVSPPGAPRAIQDIDDETIDLQIATSTTASFFCARAAFPHLRADYGSLILLTSPAGIEGSGNLPLYGTIKGAQRGLLKSLALEWGPAGVRVNAIAPVAWTPAMDSATAANPTLEARLRARTPLQRIGDPTDDIGPVAVFLASPLSRHMTGQTLAVDGGRYLGL from the coding sequence ATGAGCGAGCACGAGATGAACGACATCCCCACTCCCCCACTCCCGCCCGTCGAGGGTCTCCTCACCGGCCGCGTCGCCATCGTCACCGGCGCCGGCCAGGGTGTCGGCGAGGGCATCGCCGCATCGATGGCCCGGGCCGGAGCCACGGTGCTGCTCGCCGCCCGCCGGGCCGAGACGGGCGAGCCGGCCGCCGAACGGATCCGGGCCGCCGGCGGCGCGGCCGAGTTCGTGCGCTGCGACGTGACCGTCGCGGCCGATGTCGAGGCCGCGGTGGCCGGAGCCGTCGAGCGCCACGGGAGGCTCGACACCATGGTCCACAACGCCGTCTCGCCGCCCGGCGCGCCACGGGCGATCCAGGACATCGACGACGAGACGATCGACCTCCAGATCGCCACCAGCACCACCGCGTCGTTCTTCTGCGCGAGGGCCGCGTTCCCCCACCTGCGAGCCGACTACGGCTCACTGATCCTGCTCACGTCCCCGGCCGGGATCGAAGGCAGTGGCAACCTCCCCCTCTACGGCACCATCAAGGGCGCGCAGCGCGGCCTCCTCAAGAGCCTGGCCCTCGAGTGGGGTCCCGCCGGCGTGCGCGTCAACGCCATCGCACCGGTCGCGTGGACGCCGGCGATGGATTCGGCGACCGCGGCCAACCCCACACTCGAGGCGCGCCTGCGGGCCCGCACACCACTCCAGCGCATCGGTGATCCGACCGACGACATCGGTCCCGTCGCCGTGTTCCTCGCCTCACCGTTGTCGCGCCACATGACCGGCCAGACCCTGGCGGTCGACGGCGGGCGCTACCTGGGCCTGTGA
- a CDS encoding diacylglycerol kinase family protein: protein MSTVHLLIAPDAGRGRASGARAEVLATIRAAGHTPVDLTGSTAAASAAAAADAVAAGASRLIVVGGDGLVHLAVQAVAGTTTTLGVVPVGTGNDFARGLATIPDDPVEATRVALGEPQPLDLIHSDAGWVASVATAGFSGDVNARANRLRFPKGPSRYTVATVLELPTLRVRPVRLTIDGVVHDFDAALLAIANTGWFGGGMHIAPEAGPDDGLLDLTVVADVGRLELLRFFRLVFTGRHLTHPKVHALRGRRVDIDAAGLDLWGDGEPIGTAPATLEVAPGALQIAR from the coding sequence GTGAGCACGGTCCACCTCCTCATCGCTCCCGACGCGGGGCGGGGCCGGGCGTCGGGCGCGCGCGCGGAGGTACTGGCGACGATCCGAGCGGCCGGCCACACGCCGGTCGACCTCACGGGGTCGACGGCCGCCGCCAGTGCCGCGGCCGCAGCCGACGCGGTGGCCGCGGGGGCGTCGCGCCTGATCGTCGTCGGCGGTGACGGACTCGTACACCTCGCGGTGCAGGCCGTGGCGGGGACGACCACCACGCTCGGCGTCGTGCCCGTCGGCACGGGCAACGACTTCGCCCGCGGCCTCGCGACCATTCCGGACGATCCCGTCGAGGCGACCCGCGTCGCGCTGGGCGAGCCGCAGCCGTTGGACCTGATTCACTCCGACGCCGGCTGGGTGGCATCGGTCGCGACGGCCGGGTTCTCCGGCGATGTCAACGCGCGGGCCAACCGCCTGCGGTTCCCGAAAGGTCCGTCGCGCTACACGGTCGCCACCGTCCTCGAACTCCCGACGCTGCGGGTCCGCCCCGTTCGCCTCACCATCGACGGGGTCGTGCACGACTTCGACGCGGCACTCCTCGCGATCGCGAACACGGGTTGGTTCGGCGGCGGGATGCACATCGCCCCGGAGGCCGGACCAGACGACGGCCTGCTCGATCTGACGGTCGTCGCCGATGTCGGCCGCCTGGAGCTCCTGCGGTTCTTCCGTCTCGTCTTCACCGGCCGCCACCTCACGCACCCGAAGGTGCACGCGCTGCGAGGACGCCGGGTCGACATCGATGCCGCCGGGTTGGACCTGTGGGGCGATGGCGAGCCGATCGGGACCGCACCGGCGACGCTCGAAGTGGCCCCCGGGGCGCTGCAGATCGCCCGCTAG
- a CDS encoding formylglycine-generating enzyme family protein gives MRWPARPERSERQLSDDACCSPSRDGEPQSNHTSLPRSGGPRPAVVAVEAGTFRMGTDHGRFPADGEGPVREASTGGFEIAVHLVTNDDFARFVAATGMRTIAEAEGWSFVFGGLLPDDFPPTRGVVGAEWWRAVEGADWQHPTGPHSDLEGLGDHPVVHVSWEEASAYAAWVGGRLPTETEWERAARGGLDQAEYAWGDDLTPGGEHRCNIWQGEFPTHNTLDDGYLGTSPVGAYPANDWGLYDVAGNVWEWCADDFADRPGHKVIRGGSYLCHDSYCNRYRVGARSSNTFDTSTGNMGFRVAFS, from the coding sequence ATGCGATGGCCAGCGCGTCCTGAACGGTCTGAGCGGCAGCTGAGCGACGACGCCTGCTGCAGCCCGTCACGAGACGGCGAACCGCAGAGCAATCACACGTCCCTGCCTCGGTCCGGTGGCCCGCGCCCCGCAGTGGTCGCGGTCGAGGCCGGCACGTTCCGTATGGGCACCGACCACGGGCGATTCCCGGCCGATGGCGAAGGACCCGTACGCGAGGCGTCCACCGGCGGGTTCGAGATCGCGGTCCATCTCGTCACCAACGACGATTTCGCCCGGTTCGTCGCCGCGACGGGCATGCGAACGATCGCGGAGGCCGAGGGGTGGTCCTTCGTGTTCGGCGGACTGTTGCCCGACGACTTCCCTCCCACCCGCGGGGTGGTGGGGGCCGAGTGGTGGCGGGCCGTCGAGGGGGCGGACTGGCAGCACCCGACCGGACCGCACAGCGACCTGGAGGGTCTCGGCGACCATCCCGTCGTCCATGTGTCGTGGGAGGAGGCGTCGGCCTATGCGGCATGGGTCGGTGGCCGCTTGCCGACCGAGACGGAGTGGGAGCGTGCCGCCCGCGGCGGTCTCGACCAGGCCGAGTACGCGTGGGGCGACGACCTCACTCCCGGCGGTGAGCACCGCTGCAACATCTGGCAGGGCGAGTTCCCGACGCACAACACGCTCGACGACGGCTACCTCGGCACCTCGCCGGTGGGGGCGTACCCGGCCAACGACTGGGGCCTGTACGACGTCGCCGGCAACGTGTGGGAATGGTGCGCCGACGACTTCGCCGACCGCCCCGGCCACAAGGTGATCCGGGGCGGCTCGTACCTGTGTCACGACTCGTACTGCAACCGCTACCGAGTCGGTGCCCGGTCGTCGAACACGTTCGACACCTCCACCGGCAACATGGGGTTCCGCGTGGCGTTCTCCTAG
- a CDS encoding WhiB family transcriptional regulator, producing MLVVAERGTAPTPKVWGGLQGSGCGQVLEIIEQAETPIGPVGSTEWMDVAACAGHSELFFAPFAERPEARVRREASARVICQGCVGLSSCRDYARSNRELGFWGGESESERAEAGFPPTTPIIGRKRVAEQRARDAMASAS from the coding sequence TTGCTTGTCGTAGCCGAACGGGGCACCGCACCCACACCGAAGGTGTGGGGAGGGCTCCAGGGAAGCGGGTGTGGACAGGTGCTCGAGATCATCGAACAGGCAGAGACGCCGATCGGACCGGTTGGGTCGACGGAGTGGATGGACGTTGCGGCATGCGCCGGGCACAGCGAACTCTTCTTCGCCCCGTTCGCCGAACGGCCCGAAGCGCGGGTCCGCCGAGAGGCGTCGGCCCGGGTGATCTGCCAGGGATGTGTCGGTTTGTCGTCGTGTCGCGACTATGCCCGGAGCAATCGCGAGCTGGGCTTTTGGGGTGGCGAGAGCGAGTCGGAACGGGCCGAGGCCGGGTTCCCTCCCACCACCCCGATCATCGGTCGCAAGCGTGTCGCCGAGCAGCGTGCTCGCGATGCGATGGCCAGCGCGTCCTGA
- a CDS encoding alpha/beta fold hydrolase produces MGPPVVLLHGFATSTERTWREPGWFDLLKDAGRRAVGIDLLGHGEADKPTDPADYDDLVGPVMAQFPETPADVVGYSLGARTALQIAMHHPERVNRLVLAAVGRNLVASDEQALAGNAADHFESLITTPGNDAAALRACISRERRPFTAEELATVRVPCLIIIGSDDFAGPPEPLAELLPDASVKVLPGIDHFGLPKQFSFIDATLEFIDAVPSWD; encoded by the coding sequence ATGGGGCCACCCGTCGTACTCCTCCACGGTTTCGCAACGTCGACCGAGCGCACCTGGCGCGAGCCGGGCTGGTTCGATCTCTTGAAGGACGCCGGCCGGCGCGCCGTCGGCATCGATCTGCTCGGTCACGGTGAGGCCGACAAGCCGACCGACCCGGCCGACTACGACGATCTCGTTGGCCCGGTGATGGCGCAGTTCCCCGAGACGCCGGCCGACGTGGTCGGGTACTCGCTCGGCGCCCGCACCGCGCTCCAGATCGCGATGCACCACCCCGAGCGCGTCAACCGCCTCGTGCTCGCCGCGGTCGGCCGCAACCTCGTGGCCTCCGACGAGCAGGCACTGGCCGGGAACGCGGCAGATCACTTCGAGTCGCTCATCACCACGCCCGGCAACGACGCCGCGGCCCTACGGGCGTGCATCAGCCGCGAGCGCCGACCGTTCACGGCCGAGGAGCTGGCCACCGTCCGAGTCCCGTGTCTCATCATCATCGGCAGCGACGACTTCGCCGGGCCGCCCGAGCCGTTGGCCGAGCTGTTGCCCGACGCGAGCGTCAAGGTCCTCCCCGGCATCGACCACTTCGGGCTCCCGAAGCAGTTCTCGTTCATCGACGCCACGCTCGAGTTCATCGACGCCGTGCCCAGCTGGGACTGA
- a CDS encoding CoA transferase translates to MIPPLDGLTLIEGSAFVAAPSGGMTLAQLGADVIRFDQIGGGLDARRWPLTADGESIYWAGLNKGKRSIAVDLRSPQAREILTELIRTAGTFLTNFPAKGWMSYDALSAARADLVMLAVTGNRDGSTALDYTVNCAVGYPLATGPVGSDEPVNHVLPAWDLVCGQTAALGILAADRNRLRTGAGANMSVALSDVAIAAVAALGHVGEAQINATERQRFGNDLYGAFGAEFATADGERIYAVGISPKQWSSLLEATDATESVAAVEHAGGYDFGDEGDRFRARSEVIACIAPWIAAHPLVEVAARFDELGVCWGRYQSFLQLVDEDPRCSIESEMFREVEQPGIGTYLSPGSPIAFDGLLPTEPAPAPRLGQHTDEILAERLGLTGAEIGALHDDGVVA, encoded by the coding sequence GTGATTCCGCCGCTCGACGGGCTCACCCTGATCGAAGGCTCGGCCTTCGTCGCCGCGCCGTCGGGCGGGATGACGCTCGCCCAACTGGGCGCCGACGTGATCCGCTTCGACCAGATCGGCGGCGGTCTCGACGCGAGGCGTTGGCCGCTGACCGCCGATGGCGAGTCGATCTACTGGGCCGGTCTCAACAAGGGGAAGCGGTCGATCGCCGTCGACCTCCGCTCGCCCCAGGCGAGGGAGATCCTCACCGAGCTGATTCGGACCGCCGGCACGTTCCTCACCAACTTCCCGGCCAAGGGGTGGATGTCCTACGACGCGCTCTCGGCGGCTCGTGCGGATCTCGTGATGCTCGCGGTGACCGGCAACCGCGACGGTTCGACGGCGCTCGACTACACCGTCAACTGTGCGGTCGGCTACCCGCTCGCCACCGGGCCCGTGGGCAGCGACGAGCCGGTCAACCACGTCCTCCCGGCTTGGGACCTCGTCTGCGGGCAGACCGCGGCCCTGGGGATCCTCGCCGCCGACCGCAACCGGCTGCGTACCGGTGCAGGCGCGAACATGAGCGTCGCCCTGTCCGACGTGGCCATCGCCGCGGTCGCCGCGCTCGGCCACGTCGGTGAGGCCCAGATCAACGCGACCGAGCGGCAGCGGTTCGGCAACGACCTCTATGGCGCGTTCGGCGCGGAGTTCGCCACGGCCGACGGCGAACGGATCTATGCCGTGGGCATCAGTCCGAAGCAGTGGAGCAGCCTGCTCGAGGCCACCGACGCGACGGAGTCGGTCGCCGCCGTGGAGCACGCCGGCGGCTACGACTTCGGCGACGAGGGTGATCGATTCCGGGCCCGGTCCGAGGTCATCGCCTGCATCGCCCCATGGATCGCCGCGCATCCGTTGGTCGAGGTCGCCGCCCGTTTCGACGAGCTCGGTGTGTGTTGGGGGCGCTACCAGTCGTTCCTCCAGCTCGTCGACGAGGACCCCCGCTGTTCGATCGAGAGCGAGATGTTCCGCGAGGTCGAGCAGCCGGGCATCGGCACCTATCTTAGCCCCGGTTCGCCGATCGCCTTCGACGGCCTGCTGCCGACGGAACCGGCTCCCGCGCCGCGTCTCGGTCAGCACACCGACGAGATCCTGGCCGAACGACTCGGGCTGACCGGCGCGGAGATCGGTGCGCTCCACGACGACGGTGTCGTGGCGTAG
- a CDS encoding aldehyde dehydrogenase family protein — translation MSTIDVDKKWQLLINGEWVDPGAGTYDIIDPATTQVVGRAPEATVEQANDAAAAAKAAFAGWKALSREERCAYIGRLGDEIEKRSPDWVATVQAETGATIGTTETLQVGGPAVDRFRYYAHPIDLDENLRPIPTAKGPLGPAGLMSAHVKRQPVGVVAAITPYNFPITNVAGKIAPALAAGCTTVIKPAPQDPLGIFLVGEAVQAAGFPAGVVNIVNGSGPEAPAALVDSKDVDMISFTGSSPVGAKIMENGGKTMKRLLMELGGKGAAIVTEDADIGVAAQAIATVWGFHSGQICTAPTRVIAHRDIYDQLVETLKTFSGFMKIGDPTERDTIIGPVITELHRNRVEEFIKSGIDAGATMVCGGERPDLPGYFIAPTLLADCTPDMHVVREEAFGPVIVVMPYDDDEQAVQMANDSDYGLYSYVFSGDTKRAFHIGQQLETGCVGLNVIQPHMEAPFGGFKMSGVGRDRGKWGIEAYSELQSISWIG, via the coding sequence ATGAGCACGATCGACGTCGACAAGAAGTGGCAACTGCTGATCAACGGTGAGTGGGTCGACCCGGGTGCGGGCACCTACGACATCATCGACCCGGCCACCACCCAGGTCGTCGGTCGTGCCCCCGAGGCCACTGTCGAACAGGCCAACGACGCCGCCGCTGCCGCGAAGGCCGCGTTTGCCGGCTGGAAGGCGCTGTCGCGCGAGGAACGCTGCGCCTACATCGGCCGGCTGGGCGACGAGATCGAGAAGCGGTCGCCCGACTGGGTCGCCACCGTGCAAGCCGAGACCGGTGCCACCATCGGCACGACCGAGACGCTGCAGGTGGGTGGGCCCGCCGTCGACCGGTTCCGCTACTACGCGCACCCGATCGACCTCGACGAGAACCTCCGCCCCATCCCGACCGCGAAGGGTCCGCTCGGCCCGGCCGGTCTGATGAGTGCCCATGTGAAGCGTCAGCCCGTCGGCGTGGTCGCCGCGATCACCCCCTACAACTTCCCGATCACCAACGTCGCCGGCAAGATCGCCCCGGCGCTCGCCGCCGGCTGCACCACCGTGATCAAGCCCGCCCCGCAGGATCCGCTCGGCATCTTCCTCGTCGGCGAGGCCGTCCAGGCCGCCGGGTTCCCGGCCGGTGTGGTCAACATCGTCAACGGGTCCGGCCCCGAGGCCCCCGCTGCCCTCGTCGACTCGAAGGACGTCGACATGATCTCGTTCACCGGCTCGTCGCCGGTCGGCGCCAAGATCATGGAGAACGGCGGCAAGACCATGAAGCGCCTGCTCATGGAGCTCGGCGGCAAGGGCGCGGCGATCGTCACAGAAGACGCCGACATCGGGGTGGCCGCCCAGGCCATCGCGACGGTGTGGGGGTTCCACTCCGGACAGATCTGCACCGCGCCGACCAGGGTGATCGCCCATCGCGACATCTACGACCAGCTGGTGGAGACGCTCAAGACCTTCTCCGGCTTCATGAAGATCGGCGACCCGACCGAGCGCGACACCATCATCGGCCCGGTCATCACCGAGCTGCACCGCAACCGCGTCGAGGAGTTCATCAAGTCCGGCATCGACGCCGGCGCCACCATGGTGTGCGGTGGTGAGCGCCCCGATCTGCCGGGCTACTTCATCGCTCCGACCCTGCTGGCCGACTGCACCCCCGACATGCACGTCGTGCGGGAGGAGGCCTTCGGTCCGGTCATCGTGGTCATGCCCTACGACGACGACGAGCAGGCCGTGCAGATGGCCAACGACTCCGACTACGGCCTGTACTCCTATGTCTTCAGCGGCGACACGAAGCGGGCCTTCCACATCGGTCAGCAACTCGAGACCGGCTGTGTCGGGCTCAACGTGATCCAACCCCACATGGAGGCCCCGTTCGGCGGCTTCAAGATGTCGGGCGTGGGCCGCGACCGCGGCAAGTGGGGCATCGAGGCCTACAGCGAGCTCCAGTCGATCAGCTGGATCGGCTGA
- a CDS encoding acetyl-CoA C-acetyltransferase, which produces MAEAVIVATSRTPIGRANKGSLVDARPDDMSSFILADVMGKAGVEAADVEDVIWGIGQPGGEGGYNIARVISAMQGLEIPGVTVNRYCSSSLQTIRMAAHAIKAGEGDCFVAGGVETVSRYMYGAADSGPHNELFADAEARSKTRTSGEEGPWSPAEGVPDIYIAMGQTAENVVEATGISRQRQDEWGVSSQNRAEAALNRGFFEREITPYTLPDGTVVSKDDGIRAGTTLEKVSQLQPAFRPGGTVTAGNACPLNDGASAVVVMSDTKAKAMGIEPIARIISSGVSALNPEIMGLGPIDACRQAMARAGMTIGDIDQVEINEAFAVQVLGSADELGIDLDKLNPNGGAIALGHPFGMTGSRIMTTLLNGLQDSGGTIGMESMCVGGGQGMAMIVERLN; this is translated from the coding sequence ATGGCAGAAGCCGTCATCGTTGCAACATCTCGCACCCCGATCGGGCGCGCGAACAAGGGCTCGCTCGTCGACGCCCGCCCGGACGACATGTCGTCGTTCATCCTGGCCGACGTCATGGGCAAGGCCGGCGTCGAAGCCGCCGATGTCGAAGACGTCATCTGGGGCATCGGGCAGCCCGGCGGCGAGGGCGGCTACAACATCGCCCGAGTGATCTCGGCCATGCAGGGCCTCGAGATCCCCGGCGTGACCGTCAACCGCTACTGCTCGTCGTCGTTGCAGACGATCCGCATGGCCGCCCATGCCATCAAGGCCGGCGAGGGCGACTGCTTCGTCGCCGGCGGCGTCGAGACCGTGAGTCGCTACATGTACGGTGCGGCCGACTCCGGTCCCCACAACGAACTCTTCGCCGATGCCGAAGCCCGCTCGAAGACCCGCACCAGCGGCGAGGAGGGCCCCTGGTCCCCGGCCGAAGGCGTGCCCGACATCTACATCGCGATGGGCCAGACCGCCGAGAACGTCGTCGAGGCCACCGGCATCAGCCGTCAGCGTCAGGACGAGTGGGGCGTGAGCTCCCAGAACCGGGCCGAAGCCGCCCTCAACCGAGGCTTCTTCGAGCGCGAGATCACGCCCTACACGCTGCCCGACGGCACCGTCGTCTCCAAGGACGACGGCATCCGCGCCGGCACCACCCTCGAGAAGGTCAGCCAGCTCCAGCCGGCGTTCCGTCCCGGTGGCACCGTCACCGCGGGCAACGCCTGCCCGCTCAACGACGGCGCGTCCGCCGTCGTCGTCATGAGCGACACCAAGGCCAAGGCCATGGGGATCGAGCCGATCGCCCGGATCATCTCCTCCGGCGTGTCGGCGCTCAACCCCGAGATCATGGGTCTCGGCCCGATCGACGCCTGCCGCCAGGCCATGGCCCGCGCCGGCATGACCATCGGCGACATCGACCAGGTCGAGATCAACGAGGCGTTCGCCGTCCAGGTCCTCGGCTCCGCCGACGAGCTGGGCATCGACCTCGACAAGCTCAACCCCAACGGCGGCGCCATCGCCCTCGGCCATCCGTTCGGCATGACCGGCAGCCGCATCATGACCACCCTGCTCAACGGCCTCCAGGACTCCGGCGGCACCATCGGCATGGAGTCGATGTGCGTCGGCGGCGGCCAGGGCATGGCCATGATCGTCGAACGCCTCAACTAA
- a CDS encoding amidohydrolase family protein — protein MLDAHLHVVDAATAGPDRTGHPDGAWWASIDASPGAVAERLARAGVDGGVLVQAVGAHGFDNSFALGTAAALGGRWRAVAAVGVDDPDPIGTIERAAAGGAVGVRFFSIPLPAMGWLDGDLGHELATRCRDLGLTPTICCLADELRAAARLARAFPDLEFALDHAGFVAVGGDEGDLELLTRTPNVVVKLSTGVFDHSALDPAATVGRLLDLVGADRLAWGSDHPQVRDRTYDELAALGRLAVERLPDATRAAVLEGTTARLWFSSPFSEA, from the coding sequence ATGCTCGACGCTCATCTCCATGTGGTCGATGCCGCCACGGCCGGTCCCGACCGCACGGGTCATCCCGATGGCGCGTGGTGGGCGTCGATCGACGCGTCGCCGGGCGCCGTCGCCGAACGGCTGGCTCGGGCCGGCGTCGACGGCGGGGTGTTGGTGCAGGCCGTCGGCGCCCACGGGTTCGACAATTCGTTCGCGCTCGGAACCGCTGCCGCCCTCGGCGGCCGGTGGCGTGCGGTCGCCGCGGTCGGGGTCGACGACCCGGACCCGATCGGCACGATCGAGCGCGCCGCCGCCGGTGGCGCCGTCGGGGTCCGCTTCTTCTCGATCCCACTCCCCGCGATGGGTTGGCTCGACGGCGACCTCGGGCACGAGCTCGCAACCCGCTGCCGGGATCTCGGCCTCACCCCGACGATCTGCTGTCTCGCCGACGAGCTGCGGGCCGCTGCGCGCCTCGCGCGGGCGTTCCCCGACCTCGAGTTCGCGCTCGACCACGCGGGGTTCGTTGCGGTCGGCGGTGACGAAGGCGATCTCGAGCTGCTGACCCGTACCCCCAATGTCGTCGTGAAGCTGAGCACCGGTGTGTTCGACCACAGCGCGCTCGACCCGGCCGCCACCGTCGGTCGACTCCTGGATCTGGTCGGCGCCGATCGGCTCGCATGGGGTTCTGACCATCCCCAGGTCCGGGACCGGACCTACGACGAGTTGGCCGCCCTCGGCCGACTGGCCGTCGAGCGACTCCCGGACGCGACACGGGCGGCCGTCCTCGAGGGAACGACCGCCCGTCTCTGGTTCTCTTCCCCGTTTTCTGAAGCCTGA